In one Nocardioides sp. NBC_00368 genomic region, the following are encoded:
- a CDS encoding RelA/SpoT family protein, which translates to MAEDRIVAQPRAHNIEARESSGPAPSGRSVRARLARIGGRGAPGNPVLEPLFRAVRSNHPKADLALLERAYVTAERLHGTQMRKSGDPYITHPLAVTTILAELGMTEPTLVAALLHDTVEDTPYTLKELTRDFGEEVAHLVDGVTKLDKVTYGDSAQAETIRKMVVAMSRDIRVLVIKLADRLHNMRTLRYVPQKSQERSARETLDIYAPLAHRLGMNTIKFELEDLAFATLYPKMYDELVRLVADRNPSREKFLAQVIDQVERDLHDARIKATVTGRPKHYYSIYQKMIVGGKDFSDINDLVGIRILVEDERDCYSVLGILHSRWNPVLGRFKDYIAMPKFNMYQSLHTTVIGPQGKPVELQIRTFAMHRRAEFGVAAHWKYKEDGRNGVDTDRPMDNDMSWVKQLMDWQSEVNDPGEFLESLRFEMKRTEVYVFTPKGDVIALPADATPVDFAYAVHTEVGNKTIGARVNGRLVPLESTLESGDVVEVFTSKSPNAGPSKDWTSFVKSNRAKAKIRQWYTRERRDEAIEKGQDAIARLMRKEGLPLKRLMSRESLMLAADHFDLADVEALYAAVGESHLSAQAVVRRVIEDHGGDDGAAEDLAEAINVGRRRHGKVSTANSDAGVIVKGSPDVWVKLAKCCTPVPGDDILGFVTKGGGVSVHRTDCTNAAELRSHPERLLEVEWGSTSNSVFLVNIQVEALDRARLLSDITMALSDAHVNILSAQLTTTRDRVAKSRFSFEMADSKHLDTVLKQVRTVPGVFDAYRVTQ; encoded by the coding sequence GCCTGCACGGCACCCAGATGCGCAAGAGCGGCGATCCCTACATCACCCACCCGCTCGCGGTGACCACGATCCTCGCCGAGCTCGGCATGACCGAGCCGACCCTCGTCGCGGCCCTGCTGCACGACACCGTCGAGGACACGCCCTACACGCTCAAGGAGCTCACCCGCGACTTCGGTGAGGAGGTCGCCCACCTCGTCGACGGCGTCACCAAGCTCGACAAGGTCACCTACGGTGACTCGGCGCAGGCCGAGACGATCCGCAAGATGGTCGTGGCGATGTCGCGTGACATCCGGGTGCTCGTGATCAAGCTGGCCGACCGCCTGCACAACATGCGTACGCTGCGCTACGTCCCCCAAAAGTCGCAGGAGCGGTCGGCTCGCGAGACGCTCGACATCTACGCGCCCCTGGCCCACCGGCTCGGCATGAATACCATCAAGTTCGAGCTGGAGGACCTCGCCTTCGCGACCCTCTACCCGAAGATGTACGACGAGCTCGTCCGCCTCGTCGCCGACCGCAATCCGTCGCGGGAGAAGTTCCTGGCGCAGGTCATCGACCAGGTCGAGCGTGACCTGCACGACGCCCGGATCAAGGCGACCGTCACCGGGCGCCCGAAGCACTACTACTCGATCTACCAGAAGATGATCGTCGGCGGTAAGGACTTCTCCGACATCAACGACCTGGTCGGCATCCGGATCCTGGTCGAGGACGAGCGCGACTGCTACTCCGTACTCGGCATCCTGCACTCGCGGTGGAACCCTGTCCTCGGGCGGTTCAAGGACTACATCGCGATGCCGAAGTTCAACATGTACCAGTCGCTGCACACCACCGTGATCGGCCCGCAGGGCAAGCCGGTCGAGCTGCAGATCCGCACCTTCGCGATGCACCGCCGCGCCGAGTTCGGCGTCGCCGCGCACTGGAAGTACAAGGAGGACGGCCGCAACGGTGTCGATACCGACCGGCCGATGGACAACGACATGAGCTGGGTCAAGCAGCTCATGGACTGGCAGTCGGAGGTCAACGACCCCGGTGAGTTCCTGGAGTCGCTGCGCTTCGAGATGAAGCGCACCGAGGTCTACGTCTTCACGCCCAAGGGCGACGTGATCGCGCTGCCGGCCGACGCGACCCCTGTCGATTTCGCCTACGCCGTCCACACCGAGGTCGGAAACAAGACCATCGGCGCCCGGGTCAACGGCCGGCTGGTGCCGCTGGAGTCGACCCTGGAGAGCGGCGACGTCGTCGAGGTCTTCACCTCCAAGTCACCCAACGCCGGCCCGTCGAAGGACTGGACCTCCTTCGTCAAGTCCAACCGGGCCAAGGCGAAGATCCGGCAGTGGTACACGCGCGAGCGTCGCGACGAGGCCATCGAGAAGGGCCAGGACGCGATCGCGCGACTCATGCGCAAGGAGGGCCTGCCCCTCAAGCGGCTGATGTCGCGCGAGTCGCTCATGCTCGCCGCCGACCACTTCGATCTCGCCGACGTCGAGGCGCTCTACGCCGCGGTCGGTGAGAGCCACCTCTCCGCGCAGGCGGTCGTACGCCGGGTCATCGAGGACCATGGCGGCGACGATGGCGCTGCCGAGGACCTCGCCGAGGCCATCAACGTCGGCCGCAGGCGCCACGGCAAGGTCTCGACCGCCAACTCCGACGCCGGCGTGATCGTCAAGGGGTCCCCGGACGTCTGGGTCAAGCTCGCCAAGTGCTGCACCCCGGTGCCCGGCGACGACATCCTCGGTTTCGTCACCAAGGGCGGGGGAGTCTCGGTCCACCGCACCGACTGCACCAACGCCGCCGAGCTCCGCTCCCACCCCGAGCGGCTGCTCGAGGTCGAGTGGGGTTCCACCTCCAACTCGGTCTTCCTGGTCAACATCCAGGTCGAGGCGCTCGACCGGGCCCGGCTCCTCTCGGACATCACGATGGCGCTCTCCGACGCCCACGTGAACATCCTCAGTGCCCAGCTCACCACCACCCGCGACCGCGTCGCGAAGTCCCGGTTCTCCTTCGAGATGGCCGACTCCAAACACCTGGACACCGTCTTGAAGCAGGTACGCACCGTCCCCGGCGTCTTCGACGCCTACCGCGTCACCCAGTAG
- a CDS encoding DUF349 domain-containing protein, with amino-acid sequence MTSEQWGRVEEDGTVYVKTADGERSVGQYPEGTPEEALAFFTNRFDQLAFEVEQLERRVHAGKTSPDEATAAVKTVVEKVTDANAVGDLASLVARLEALAPVIATQREARKAERAAKAAEAKVAKEALVTEAEKLAQSNDWRNGANRLRELLDQWKALPRIDRGSDDALWRRFSTARTAYTRRRKAHFAELNARREDAKVIKERIIAEAEQLSSSTDWGPTAGRYRDLMRDWKAAGPAPKDVDDKLWKQFRAAQDVFFGARDAANAALDAEFAQNAVVKEGLLAEAQALLPQLEKGDDLDGVKRSFRDIADRWDEAGKVPRDRIKELEGAMRKVEQAIKSAEDDQWRKSDPEKSARADDMIAKLEDAIAQVEKDLDKAQASGDARKIKSLEENLESRRQFLEMAKRASADFS; translated from the coding sequence GTGACCAGCGAGCAGTGGGGTCGGGTCGAGGAAGACGGAACGGTCTACGTGAAGACCGCAGACGGCGAGCGTTCCGTGGGGCAATACCCGGAAGGCACGCCAGAGGAGGCGCTTGCCTTCTTCACCAACCGGTTCGACCAGCTCGCCTTCGAGGTCGAGCAGCTCGAGCGGCGGGTGCATGCGGGCAAGACGTCGCCCGACGAGGCGACCGCGGCGGTCAAGACCGTCGTCGAGAAGGTGACCGATGCCAACGCGGTCGGCGACCTCGCCTCGCTGGTGGCGCGGCTGGAGGCACTGGCGCCGGTCATCGCCACCCAGCGCGAGGCCCGCAAGGCCGAACGGGCCGCGAAGGCGGCCGAGGCGAAGGTCGCCAAGGAGGCCCTCGTCACCGAGGCCGAGAAGCTGGCCCAGAGCAACGACTGGCGCAACGGTGCCAACCGGCTGCGTGAGCTGCTCGACCAGTGGAAGGCGCTCCCCCGCATCGACCGCGGGTCCGACGACGCGCTGTGGCGGCGCTTCTCGACCGCGCGTACGGCTTACACGCGCCGCCGCAAGGCCCACTTCGCCGAGCTCAACGCCCGGCGTGAGGACGCCAAGGTGATCAAGGAGCGGATCATCGCCGAGGCCGAGCAGCTCTCCTCCTCCACCGACTGGGGCCCCACCGCCGGCCGCTACCGCGACCTGATGCGCGACTGGAAGGCCGCCGGGCCCGCGCCCAAGGACGTCGACGACAAGCTCTGGAAGCAGTTCCGGGCCGCCCAGGACGTCTTCTTCGGTGCCCGTGACGCCGCCAACGCGGCGCTCGACGCCGAGTTCGCGCAGAACGCCGTGGTCAAGGAAGGGCTCCTCGCCGAGGCGCAGGCGCTCCTCCCGCAACTGGAGAAGGGCGACGACCTCGACGGCGTCAAGCGCTCCTTCCGCGACATCGCCGACCGCTGGGACGAGGCCGGCAAGGTCCCGCGCGACCGCATCAAGGAGCTCGAGGGTGCGATGCGCAAGGTCGAGCAGGCCATCAAGTCCGCCGAGGACGACCAGTGGCGCAAGTCCGACCCGGAGAAGTCCGCGCGTGCCGACGACATGATCGCCAAGCTCGAGGACGCCATCGCCCAGGTCGAGAAGGACCTCGACAAGGCCCAGGCCTCGGGTGACGCCCGCAAGATCAAGAGCCTCGAGGAGAACCTCGAGTCCCGTCGTCAGTTCCTGGAGATGGCCAAGCGCGCCAGCGCCGACTTCTCCTGA
- a CDS encoding MBL fold metallo-hydrolase: MLIAGFPAGPWGTNCYVAATGPGTECVVIDPGKDAAKGIEEIVREQRLKPVAVLLTHGHVDHMWSVTPVSRTYDATAWIHPNDRHLLADPLQGISPESARMLLGMPEGSYDFVEPDDVRELSDGQAIDLAGMSFLIDHTPGHTEGSVTFRTPYPDHAEVSDVMFSGDLLFAGSIGRTDLPGGDHATMLQSLTTKVLPLADDIVVLPGHGEQTSIGRERATNPFLQDLITTP, translated from the coding sequence GTGTTGATCGCAGGCTTTCCCGCCGGTCCGTGGGGCACCAACTGCTACGTCGCCGCCACCGGTCCGGGCACCGAGTGCGTCGTGATCGACCCCGGGAAGGACGCCGCGAAGGGGATCGAGGAGATCGTCCGCGAGCAGCGCCTCAAGCCGGTCGCGGTGCTCCTCACCCACGGCCACGTCGACCACATGTGGTCCGTGACCCCGGTGAGCAGGACGTACGACGCCACTGCCTGGATCCATCCCAACGACCGTCACCTCCTCGCCGACCCGCTCCAGGGCATCTCGCCGGAGTCGGCGCGGATGCTGCTGGGAATGCCGGAGGGGAGCTACGACTTCGTGGAGCCCGACGACGTCCGCGAGCTGAGCGACGGGCAGGCCATCGACCTGGCCGGGATGAGCTTCCTGATCGACCATACGCCCGGGCATACCGAGGGGTCGGTCACCTTCCGGACTCCTTACCCCGACCACGCCGAGGTCAGTGACGTGATGTTCTCCGGCGACCTGCTCTTCGCGGGCAGCATCGGGCGTACGGACCTTCCTGGCGGTGACCACGCCACGATGCTGCAGTCCTTGACCACCAAGGTGCTGCCCCTCGCCGACGACATCGTGGTGCTCCCCGGGCATGGCGAGCAGACCTCCATCGGTCGCGAGCGCGCGACGAACCCCTTCCTTCAGGACCTGATCACCACACCATGA
- the hisS gene encoding histidine--tRNA ligase: MNKPTPLSGFPEFLPSQRTVEREVIETLSRTFELHGFGNIETRAVEPMDQLLRKGDTSKEVYVLKRLQEQDDSRDKGMGLHFDLTVPFARYVLENAGKLEFPFRRYQIQKVWRGERPQEGRFREFAQADIDIVGRDTLPFHHDVEVARVMLEALGKLTFLPGFTLQVNNRKLIQGFYAGLGAPDLEETMRLIDKLDKMPADEVGKLLVSEAGLSDEQAAKCLELATITATDDSFVEKVRGLGVESELLDEGLSELATLVNATAPLNTESVRVVADLSIARGLDYYTGTVFETRLDGYESLGSICSGGRYDALASDGRTTYPGVGISLGVSRVLVPLVQKGVLDGDRKVPSTVLVAVADEESRASADEAAQALRAHNVACEVSPNAAKFGKQIRFAERRGIPYVLFATEGGYEIKDIRTGDQVPADPATWTPQNESDLKPQVVANTEEKK, from the coding sequence ATGAACAAGCCAACACCCCTCTCCGGGTTCCCGGAGTTCCTGCCGAGCCAGCGCACCGTCGAGCGCGAGGTCATCGAGACCTTGAGCCGCACCTTCGAGCTGCACGGCTTCGGCAACATCGAGACCCGCGCCGTCGAGCCGATGGACCAGCTGCTGCGCAAGGGCGACACCAGCAAAGAGGTCTACGTCCTCAAGCGGCTCCAGGAGCAGGACGACTCGCGAGACAAAGGGATGGGGCTCCACTTCGACCTCACCGTCCCTTTCGCCCGCTACGTGCTCGAGAACGCCGGCAAGCTGGAGTTCCCCTTCCGCCGCTACCAGATCCAGAAGGTCTGGCGAGGCGAGCGCCCGCAGGAGGGCCGCTTCCGTGAGTTCGCGCAGGCCGACATCGACATCGTCGGGCGCGACACGCTGCCGTTCCACCACGACGTCGAGGTCGCCCGGGTCATGCTCGAGGCGCTCGGCAAGCTGACCTTCCTTCCCGGGTTCACTCTCCAGGTCAACAACCGCAAGCTGATCCAGGGCTTCTACGCCGGCCTCGGCGCCCCCGACCTCGAGGAGACCATGCGGCTCATCGACAAGCTCGACAAGATGCCGGCCGACGAGGTCGGCAAGCTGCTGGTCTCCGAGGCGGGGCTGAGCGACGAGCAGGCCGCCAAGTGCCTCGAGCTCGCCACGATCACCGCCACCGACGACTCCTTCGTCGAGAAGGTCCGTGGCCTCGGTGTCGAGAGCGAGCTGCTCGACGAGGGCCTGTCCGAGCTGGCCACGCTGGTCAACGCCACCGCACCCCTCAACACCGAGTCCGTACGCGTCGTGGCCGACCTGAGCATCGCCAGGGGCCTGGACTACTACACCGGCACCGTCTTCGAGACCCGCCTCGACGGCTACGAGTCGCTGGGCAGCATCTGCTCCGGTGGCCGCTACGACGCCCTCGCCAGCGATGGCAGGACCACCTACCCGGGCGTCGGGATCTCGCTCGGCGTCAGCCGCGTCCTGGTGCCGCTCGTGCAGAAGGGCGTGCTCGACGGGGACCGCAAGGTCCCGAGCACCGTGTTGGTCGCGGTCGCCGACGAGGAGAGCCGCGCGAGCGCCGATGAGGCGGCCCAGGCCCTGCGCGCCCACAATGTTGCCTGCGAGGTCTCGCCCAACGCCGCCAAGTTCGGCAAGCAGATCCGCTTCGCGGAGCGCCGCGGCATCCCGTACGTCCTCTTCGCCACCGAAGGCGGCTACGAGATCAAGGACATCCGCACCGGCGACCAGGTTCCGGCCGACCCGGCCACCTGGACGCCTCAGAACGAGAGCGACCTGAAGCCCCAGGTCGTCGCGAACACCGAGGAGAAGAAGTGA
- the aspS gene encoding aspartate--tRNA ligase — MIRTHDAGTLRAEHVGQTVTLAGWVGRRRDHGGVAFLDLREASGVVQVVVRDEEIAHHLRNEYCIKVTGEVVARTEENRNPNLATGEIEVVAKDLEVLSAAAALPFPIDDHVEVGEDVRYKHRYLDLRRTGPGNAIRLRSKANKAARDVLAAHDFVEIETPTLTRSTPEGARDFLVPARLQPGSWYALPQSPQLFKQLLMVGGMERYYQIARAYRDEDFRADRQPEFTQLDIEMSFVEQDDVIALGEEIVAALWKLIGYDVPLPLPRMTYADAMAKYGSDKPDLRFGIEITECTDYFSETTFRVFQAPYVGAVVMPGGASQPRRQLDGWQDWAKQRGAKGLAYVLVQEDGSLTGPVAKNLSETEAAGLAAHVGANPGDCIFFAAGSPKSSRSLLGAARLEIGNRLHLRKDGEWSFLWVVDAPLLEPASEAVECGDVAVGAGEWTAVHHAFTSPQDVEAFDKDPGNAVAWAYDIVCNGNEIGGGSIRIHREDVQKRVFDLMGIGEEEAEEKFGFLLEAFKFGAPPHGGIAFGWDRVVALLAGTDSIRDVIAFPKTGAGYDPLTAAPAPITPEQRKEAGVDAKPTSPESE, encoded by the coding sequence GTGATCCGCACCCACGACGCCGGCACCCTGCGTGCCGAGCACGTCGGCCAGACCGTGACCCTCGCCGGCTGGGTAGGCCGCCGACGCGATCACGGCGGGGTCGCGTTCCTCGATCTGCGTGAGGCCAGCGGCGTGGTCCAGGTCGTCGTCCGCGACGAGGAGATCGCCCACCACCTGCGCAACGAATACTGCATCAAGGTCACCGGCGAGGTCGTCGCGCGCACGGAGGAGAACCGCAACCCCAACCTCGCCACCGGCGAGATCGAGGTCGTCGCGAAGGACCTCGAGGTCCTCTCCGCCGCCGCGGCCCTCCCGTTCCCGATCGACGACCACGTCGAGGTCGGCGAGGACGTCCGCTACAAGCACCGCTACCTCGACCTGCGCCGCACCGGGCCCGGCAACGCGATCCGCCTGCGGTCGAAGGCCAACAAGGCGGCCCGCGACGTGCTCGCGGCCCACGACTTCGTCGAGATCGAGACCCCGACGCTGACCCGCTCGACCCCCGAGGGCGCGCGCGACTTCCTGGTGCCGGCGCGGCTGCAGCCCGGCTCCTGGTACGCCCTGCCGCAGTCCCCGCAGCTGTTCAAGCAGCTGCTCATGGTCGGCGGCATGGAGCGCTACTACCAGATCGCCCGCGCCTACCGTGACGAGGACTTCCGCGCCGACCGGCAGCCGGAGTTCACCCAGCTCGACATCGAGATGAGCTTCGTCGAGCAGGACGACGTGATCGCGCTCGGCGAGGAGATCGTCGCGGCGCTGTGGAAGCTGATCGGCTACGACGTACCCCTCCCGCTGCCGCGGATGACCTACGCCGACGCGATGGCGAAGTACGGCTCGGACAAGCCCGACCTGCGCTTCGGTATCGAGATCACCGAGTGCACCGACTACTTCTCCGAGACGACGTTCCGCGTCTTCCAGGCGCCCTACGTCGGTGCCGTGGTGATGCCGGGCGGCGCCAGCCAGCCGCGGCGCCAGCTCGACGGTTGGCAGGACTGGGCCAAGCAGCGCGGCGCCAAGGGTCTGGCGTACGTCCTGGTCCAGGAGGACGGCTCGCTGACCGGCCCGGTCGCCAAGAACCTCTCCGAGACCGAGGCCGCCGGCCTGGCCGCTCACGTCGGCGCCAACCCCGGCGACTGCATCTTCTTCGCGGCCGGTTCCCCCAAGTCGAGCCGTTCCCTGCTCGGTGCCGCCCGCCTGGAGATCGGCAACCGCCTCCACCTCCGCAAGGACGGCGAGTGGAGCTTCCTGTGGGTCGTCGACGCGCCGCTGCTCGAGCCCGCCTCCGAGGCGGTCGAGTGCGGTGACGTCGCGGTCGGCGCGGGGGAGTGGACCGCGGTCCACCACGCCTTCACCAGCCCGCAGGACGTCGAGGCCTTCGACAAGGACCCCGGCAACGCGGTCGCCTGGGCCTACGACATCGTCTGCAACGGCAACGAGATCGGCGGCGGCTCGATCCGTATCCACCGCGAGGACGTCCAGAAGCGGGTCTTCGACCTGATGGGGATCGGCGAGGAGGAGGCCGAGGAGAAGTTCGGCTTCCTGCTCGAGGCGTTCAAGTTCGGCGCCCCGCCCCACGGGGGCATCGCGTTCGGCTGGGACCGCGTCGTCGCCCTGCTGGCCGGCACCGACTCGATCCGCGACGTGATCGCCTTCCCGAAGACGGGTGCCGGCTACGACCCGCTCACCGCCGCCCCGGCGCCGATCACTCCCGAGCAGCGCAAGGAGGCCGGCGTCGACGCGAAGCCGACGTCGCCGGAATCCGAGTAG
- a CDS encoding tetratricopeptide repeat protein: protein MIGNALVELRRRAGLTQEALAERAGISVRGLRKLESGLVAGPRLATLEVLADALELTGDARSAFVSGSGLSEGRGSVERAIHIPRQLPPRLASFVGRAGEVEILDDAVAGATTSPAAASTCVVTMAGLPGIGKTALAVEWGYRAASHFPDGQLYLNLRGFDAKNEPLSPDEALRVLLTSLGVAEAKICHGLEARIGQYRTLVSTKRILVILDNAVDSDQVRPLLPAGMGSAALVVSRHRLPGLVAEVGAVPVTVGVLRPEESRELILRRLPSDARTGDAQPLELQPLVDMCSGLPLALALVASRAQLEPEMIGEYATMARPADQRFSVFASSDRSASFEDLLLGSLDSLSEDVQRCFVLMGLGVSSELSLAELASLCACGLDEARRLAGELLDASLVQAAGGGRIALHDLIWDFVTERARSGIPPDEVSRCRKRLLDYLIQGSVAATAQFAPYRTRRALPAPAEGIVVEEFGSANEARAWMSSMLGAGVVAVGHAEAWGFPREAAWLADGLGAYLDIQGRWDELLAVATSALRAGEVLGDSQTQALAHRSLAIAQARTGDAEQAEQSVRRALSLYSRSGDVEGEAYAHRLLGHLLDESGDQRNALDHHRQALVLFEELGDEAAQARALNGVGWIHAQLGDLEIALDHCTRSAEMAVLLMHTRSAASAWDSIGFIRHAMRDFEASEDAYQRALAAWRDIDERYYQARTLERLGRLRVDMADHAGAIDAMRLAEELFDELGLPQADAVRKRLTGLERVGVAPPERR from the coding sequence GTGATCGGGAATGCGCTCGTGGAGCTGCGTCGCCGCGCCGGCCTGACCCAGGAGGCGCTCGCAGAGCGCGCAGGCATCAGCGTGCGTGGCCTGCGCAAGTTGGAGAGCGGGCTGGTGGCGGGACCGAGACTGGCAACGCTGGAGGTCCTTGCTGACGCGCTCGAGCTGACCGGAGACGCCCGCTCGGCCTTCGTCTCGGGATCGGGGCTTTCGGAGGGACGTGGAAGCGTCGAGCGAGCGATTCACATTCCGAGGCAGCTACCACCGCGGTTGGCCTCCTTCGTCGGGCGCGCCGGGGAAGTCGAGATCCTGGATGATGCTGTTGCCGGTGCGACAACGTCTCCCGCGGCTGCGTCAACCTGTGTCGTGACGATGGCGGGCCTTCCCGGGATCGGAAAGACCGCGCTCGCCGTCGAGTGGGGGTATCGGGCAGCGTCGCATTTTCCGGATGGGCAGCTGTATCTGAACCTTCGAGGGTTCGACGCGAAGAATGAACCGCTCTCACCCGACGAGGCGCTGAGGGTGCTGTTGACCTCACTGGGAGTCGCGGAGGCCAAGATCTGTCACGGTCTCGAAGCACGAATCGGGCAGTACCGCACGCTGGTGTCGACCAAGCGGATCTTGGTCATCCTGGACAACGCTGTCGACTCGGACCAAGTGCGCCCTCTTCTTCCCGCCGGAATGGGGTCCGCCGCGCTTGTCGTGAGTCGGCATCGATTGCCCGGCCTCGTGGCGGAGGTCGGCGCGGTTCCTGTCACCGTCGGAGTCCTTCGCCCAGAGGAGTCGCGCGAGCTGATCCTGCGACGGCTCCCATCTGATGCGAGGACTGGGGACGCCCAGCCACTGGAGCTGCAGCCTCTGGTGGACATGTGCTCTGGTCTCCCGCTGGCTCTCGCGCTCGTTGCTTCTCGTGCCCAGCTCGAGCCCGAGATGATCGGTGAGTACGCCACGATGGCCAGGCCTGCCGATCAGCGTTTCTCGGTCTTCGCATCGAGTGACAGATCGGCATCTTTCGAGGACTTGCTGCTGGGCTCGTTGGACAGTCTGTCGGAAGACGTGCAGCGATGCTTCGTGCTCATGGGCCTCGGGGTCTCGTCCGAGCTGTCATTGGCCGAGTTGGCAAGCTTGTGCGCATGCGGGCTCGACGAGGCACGGCGCCTGGCGGGTGAGCTGTTGGACGCGAGCCTGGTGCAGGCGGCGGGCGGTGGGCGTATAGCTCTGCACGATCTCATCTGGGACTTCGTCACCGAGCGAGCACGATCTGGCATCCCACCGGATGAGGTGTCGCGATGTCGCAAGCGGCTGCTCGACTACCTCATCCAGGGATCGGTGGCCGCCACGGCGCAGTTCGCGCCGTACCGGACGAGGCGGGCCCTGCCGGCGCCGGCCGAAGGGATCGTCGTCGAGGAGTTCGGATCGGCGAACGAGGCGCGCGCCTGGATGTCTTCAATGCTCGGCGCGGGGGTGGTGGCCGTCGGCCATGCGGAAGCATGGGGATTTCCCCGGGAGGCGGCGTGGCTCGCTGACGGCCTCGGCGCCTACCTCGATATTCAAGGGCGCTGGGACGAACTGCTGGCTGTTGCGACATCCGCGCTACGCGCTGGAGAGGTGTTGGGCGATTCGCAGACCCAGGCACTGGCCCACCGGAGCCTTGCGATCGCACAGGCGAGGACTGGCGATGCCGAGCAAGCCGAGCAGAGCGTTCGTCGGGCGCTCAGTCTCTATTCTCGCTCAGGCGACGTGGAGGGAGAGGCGTATGCCCACAGACTGCTCGGCCACCTTCTCGACGAGTCGGGCGATCAGCGGAATGCTCTGGACCATCACCGTCAGGCGCTGGTGCTCTTCGAAGAGCTGGGTGATGAAGCTGCCCAGGCCAGAGCGCTGAATGGTGTCGGCTGGATTCATGCCCAGCTCGGTGACCTGGAGATTGCGCTCGACCACTGCACTCGGTCCGCGGAGATGGCTGTCCTGTTGATGCATACTCGCTCCGCCGCTTCGGCATGGGACAGCATTGGCTTCATCCGGCACGCGATGCGGGATTTCGAGGCGTCTGAGGACGCGTACCAACGAGCGTTGGCAGCCTGGCGCGACATC